The window GAAGTTGAATTTGCTGCTCTTGTTGATGAATTTGCTGCTGAAGCTGAatttgctgctgctgctgttgttgttgctgaatttgctgctgctgctgttgttgaaGATGATGCTGTCGCTGCTTTGACAGAGAATTCTCAGTCTGAAGTTGAATGTTGCAGAATCCCTTCGCTTGGAGTTGCCGCACAGCTTGCTCTAGCTGTGCCACCTCATCCGGGGGCAGTAGCGAAAGCTGTTGCTGCGGGCTGTCGTCTATTGGCGAATGTCCCACCACCGAACCGCCGGTTTTGGTGGATCTCTCCTGTCCGAGGCCGTCTCTGTGTTCCAGGAGGAATGGCTGAACTCCTTGCTGGAGAAGAGATTTACTAGGCACGTGGAAAGAGCCGCTGGGGGCAAGGTCCTGTTCCTGGATGGTGCTGAATGCTTCTTTGTTGGAAAAGCCGGAGTTCTGGGACTGCTCCTGTTCTCGGGTTTGGTGGGTCAGAGGACTAGAAAACGTGCAGCTGTTGGCGGAAATCTCGGTACTCATATCTAAGGCTTGCTGGGCTGAATTGATGACATTGGAGGTCTGCTGGATTGCAAATAAGATCATTTAACAACAAGAAATCAAGGAAATTCAGGgtgtaataatttatttactgcGTTGTGTTCAGTTTAGCGCTTCTCACATACAGACCTTAAAGGCAGAGGGGTTACTGGAGACCTCCATCGGAGTCGCCTCTTCTTGTTTAACAAGAGACATAACCGGGGTCATAAAGGCACTATCTAGTACTATTAAAACAACAGACAGAAGGTCATTtatgattgttttgcatatgaTGATGCTCATAACCATGATTGCTTACCTTTTATTTGTTCAAAACAACAGGGAGTCACTGGAGGCAAGACTTCCTTCTTCACTGAGGAATCAACAACTGAAAGCATggatgttttattattgttagaCTTAAGGATTTTATAACTGCTAAACTTAAAACTGTGAACTTTTTTAACTCTGACCTGGTTCTGGAGTGTATGTAAATGGTTGCAAATCATGGGAACGTCCAGCGTTTGTTACAACATAGATACAAACAGACACAGGAGATGTGATAGCCTGGTTTTGATATGGAGGGACTTTGACTATTAAATGATTCTGAAAGAGGAGAGACGTGAGAAATAGATTATACACTTTGTACTGTGTGATCAAAGAAATAAGAGCACCCAAAAGTaagaacacaaagtaagatatttgtaaaaatgtcagtaaccaaacagatctcattcttttcaaatatcttcctttgtgttctgtagaacaaagaaacttgtacaggtttggaacaacctgagagtgagttaatgatgacagaattttccttctTGGTTGAAATATCCCTTCAATGATTTCGATTGAAttctaaatgttctgttggttatATTTTGTGTAAGTTTTCTTACATTTGTGTGGTGTTAAGAAACGGAAAAAGGAAAAGGGTTTCTGAGCCAGTGttgttaaaatcttaaaaaatggtTTATAGAGACTTGGGGATGAGAAGAATTAAACTTCACTAATTCCACACAGTATGTGATACGGACATGAAAGAGAAGAGGTGTGCTATAATGAATaaactaaaaaactaaaaaaatactttactcTCATTCACTGAAGAAAGGTCCTTAGCAACACACAAGGACCATATTGTTGttaaaaggaacagttcactcaaaaatgaaagttctgtcttcATATACTGTACTCACCCttaatttaaaaatctttatacatttctttgttctgatgaaaaacagttcttggccaccactgactaccatagtaggacaaattgcttcatacatttctttgttctgttgaaaacaaaagaatacatttcGAAGAAGGTATcgtatctttctctgcgttcagatgaacaaaaaaatgtatacagatttggaacaactcaagggtgagtaaatgatgaaagagttttcttttttgggtgaactgtccctttaaataggCTCTTTTGATTAAGTAATTAGCAACCTAGCAACACCTAAGTGACGAATCAGACTATCTAAGCAACTACATACAACATACATTGACTCAATATGCATCACCAATCAGCAGCACATAGTACGTCTCAATCAGCACACAACAGAGCCACAACCAAACCAGGatataacagaacaaaaaaaagcacGACACAACATTGAAAACACAACCGAACAGAATTCTGTTTGTGTATCTAGGTCAGCAATCTGTAACGCTTGCCAAAGTCTCGCCAGGGAACAATTGGGGACGGTGATATCTGTGACATGCACAAAGCTGCCTCTATTTCTGCAGCGCTTGATCAGCCCACACAGTCAAATAATAGGAACAGCAGATGCTGCGGCTTACCTGATGGAAAAAATCCATGTCGATGTCTCCCTCTGCCTTCCATGACTTATCATCTGCAGCAgtaaaaaatacagacagaGGTTACAAGCAGTGCGGGTTAAACAGAACATGTTACGATCAAATGCTGATCATGAAGCATGAACCTGAAGCGTTTTCCTGAAATATAACTTTGGTTCCTTTGAGGAAGTTTTTTCCAATAATGAAGACTTCACTCCCGCCTTTGACCGAACAGCTGTGCAAACTCTTCTTGAGAATCTCAGGTACTCCTGCAGGCTGAGCTGTGAAAACACAAGTGAGCTGCCGTTAGGACCAGAGCCACATAACAATGTTTCTGTGCAGAAGACCATGACCAAATATTACGTTTTTACTCACGAATTTGAGCCAACAAAGTACTAAATAGCTACAAGTTTATTGCCCAATCCTGATTTATGTTGTTCTAATAGCATCTGTTTCTAACAAGTTTAAAAAACGTTATATTATTACTTTAACCTGTGAGGATACCTGCGCATTTGGCAGGGTACATACATTTtgaagcaacactttgtagtttttcgaccttaaggggccagtctttgctgtttttgaggctttgattatgtttttgagtgtttaacaatggatgtccatgtttctaataaaaaaaaaaacgttatatttcacatatttcatgtCTATTGTtaaccgctgtccctcttctcacaaaacgactggatttcttcgggtctatataaagtccttCCTTttgaaacgctctgattggtgaAGCTGAACAGGTCTGTCTTGATTGGTTCCCcacttagagtgtgtgtgtgaagttgtcccacccataccatatcagtgaGCTTcagcttctcaggctgttgtgattggccaatgcccctctcagtgcacttgtattcataaactttggctttgagcaataaacagtaacaatggagTCAGCTTAACTTTATCTAAACACTCGCGGAtccatcgaagtgtaacggaggtagTGCAAGtacaaacgtcaatctttgttagagaccgcaattttttccctactatggcgagggaaatgacaccggagtCAGACCGGccatattaattaacactaataacagaagcgttagttttgccttttttgacccgagttggataataaaacaagcagattgaccaggagacatttgcaagcaggagttcaaaggacgtttcatagaagtgtttaagaggtaagtgcacacacacacacacacaatatcagtgtattacgcAGAATAgttttcacagccgatgttaaagtcatggaagctgttatttgaccgttggttatcttagaatgtgtgtcgcggaattcttattaccagctaggattgtgatgaaagtgaaagcaGTTTaacgcgtagctcagtcaaatgtttacaatctctgataacccaACATTACTCCAGCAGCTCTTCCACTTTTCTAACGAAGGCCTCGCCCCATTTTTGCCATATTCCTTTTTGGGCAGAAGTTATTAAAATccctcggaatagtgacatcatgtacccgggaagtagagggctgtagtcaattccagctgttctctgtagtccttgaaaagctaattctgttacagacaatatctcgcttggcactgaactttgagctttatcattttgcaggtattatttatgctctaaaaGGAACATTGcccactaactaaaggttgaaaaatgcgaTCGCGGGGAACATGGCCTTTAAAATATTGTCTCAAAAATGATTTCAGTGGTGGAACAACTCTTAACCCGACGAATTCTGTTGCAGCTGTTAACGGAGCAGCCTAATAGCGGCTACAACCACACTATGCAAGTTCTGTGTTCTGGTCGTTACACGCCCATCCCCTGCCTGCAGAAGAGATGAATTTGGTTTCCAAACAAGGTTTCTACATTCGCAGGTTCCATCAGTTTAGTAATCAAGTTCACATGTATTGCGCATCCACGGGaaagcttatacagcgacaATTTTTAAgacactggtaacagacaattgcgcttatcaaccacatgggggaacctgAGAGCAAAAGTTCTATAGTGATGCTTTAACTAGATATGCACCGAttctaaatttctccaccgaaACCAgattatttaaagtaatatcTGCCGATACCGACTCTGAAgtttaattaatatttcttaactttctgaatgttcttaattcatataatgactaatGATATTGAACAttaaactggtgatgtttcttaacctttttttatatacagaacacaaatttattgcatttctctTTCGGTTTTTGTCGGTCTCTGAAGGGATATATTGGACCTCATAGCCAATTTATTGTGAAAAATAGCTTTTATCTACCGATGCTGATTATTGGCAGATATATCAGTGCTTATCTGATTTTAACCATCCATATCAGTCTTGAAAATGAAACCCCAGACCTTGGTGTTTTTAACACGTTCCTACATTAGTTGAGACGCCAAACACCAAGTTAacagatacatttatttatttcttaactGGCCAGTGCAACTGCTTCGTTTACCTGGAAAAGCAACCAcaagcattttttcttttatttgactCCACGCCTTTGACCTTAATAATATACACATTCATTATGCCCTGCACTAATCTCTATGTCTCCTATGTGATGAGAGCACCAGCTGGGCTTGCCAGCAGGGAGATGCTATGAATAACTCAAAAGCCACTCACTGCACAGTATGGGAGAAGAGGAGGCCTGTAACGTGAGCACAGAGCCATCGGGCCGTGGGATGTTGACTCTGAAAATCAGCCTGGCTCGGGTGCTCTTCTTCTTAGATCCGGCCACCCCGATACGGGCCTCCACGTCAGCATTCCTGAGCTTCAGGATCCCCACACAATCCACGCTGTAAATACACCCTGACAGTCAGTTGGACACGATTCATATCTGTACTGGGAACTGCTCTTTACTGGATATTTAGAACAGCAATACCATTTAAAGGAAATTCAAAGTgtaatatatactttttaaaagttACATACGCTAAAGTCATATTGCTGCTTGGGTTCAGAGGCACTTCGATGACAGTGGTGCCTTCAATGTCTACTTCTCTACAGGTGGTTGTGTTGCGGCCCGTTACCCGACAGGCCTGGTAGAAGCCATGGGGCTTGACACGTCCAGCATCGTTGCCCACAAAAATGAGAAGGACCACTGGCTCCTTCACTCCATCGAGCTGTAAggaccaaaaaatatttggttttacaataaaacgtatacaaaaaggtaaaaaatgacCATGTGGATGTGTGTTTCATCTGCTTTGTCTATACAGGAAGAACCAGTTCTGCGCCTGACTCACATTGATAGTAGGGAAACCCTGCTGCGTTCGGTCTTTGACGGACCCTCGGCTGCCCTCGGTCAGGTAGCGCGCTCGATGTTGCGTCTCAGGCTGTACCAGAATCTTCAGTTCTTTGCCTTCGCTTTTCTGAGGATACTGACCAGACAGTATCACACCTTTGTGACCGGATGCTTGTGGTCCCTCAGAACTACAAAAACAAGGACTGCTTATGAGTATCAAACTAAGGATTGTGACTGACTGTTCGGTTGAAAGAGTTgaacagtttaaaaaacaaaaaggctGCAGAATTTTTACAAATGCCCAAAGGCACAATCATACCATTGTACTGAAATGACTCACCTTGCTTTGGAACAGGCCTTGCTGTCTGGGCCAAGCTGCGAGAGTACAAAGTGTGGGCCTTTGGCACTATCTGCATCAAAGACGTCCATGCTGGGCTCTTCAGCAGAGGCTGGCTTTGGTCCTGGCTTCTGCCGTGGGTTACACTTGCGGGCCTTGCGGGGCACTTCGGTGTTGTCATTGTAAGAGCTGGAGCTCACGATGCTGAAGTTAGAGGCCGACTTTTCCATCCAGATGCTGTTGCTCTGCTCGGAGTCAAGCTGCAGCTCGTCCTGGCAAGACATTTGGCTATCATCAAACAGGTCCTCAGGTGGAGGCGAGATGTTGAGAACAGGACGCTTGGAGGGCGTCATCTGGTGTTGCTGCTGGCTGGTTCCGGCACCCTTTTCTCCACAAACCCTGGAACCGCCGGAGAGCTTGCTTTCCTCTGCTTTCCTTCGGCCACCTGCATCTCCCGCCGTGCCACTTTCCTGCGCCGTGGTCCATTCCGAAGCCGGCGTGGACTGTGAGGATGAACTGGAAGAGGTAGGATAAGTACTGCGAGGACTTCCCGTGGTCATGGCAGAGGAGGCATCTGTATGTGTACAATTAAACAGTAAATTTAAGCATTGATATGAATatcaacatttaaaagtaagtttcaaatgttttttggaaTGGTTTgacatgaataattgtaatttCGCAGGGCGAATGTCAGAAATTGAAAAAGAAGTTGACTGCTGTCTAgtatacaaacaacaaaatgactGAGCTGAATAACATCTTTGTTTCCCTCcagacattaaacaaaacagacatttcaTGTTGCGTGACCGTGCATGACAAATCATCCCTTTCCAAGACATTACACATAGCTAGCTAGCCATAATATCCTCTCCTGTCttggtttttatttatgcatacGGTTCAGGTGATCTAAATCTGCTGAGTTAGCTCTTGTACGTGGCTTTCATGGCATACGTTGAGGGTCTACATCTCTCGACTGTACGCTGTAAACGGGTGAAAAATGATGCAAGCAAATTCGTATACAAATTGGGACGGGAGTGAGCATGGCCACATGAACAACATAACCCAGTGTCTGATCTATAAAGCAGAGAACTGCAGACACTCCCTGCTTCAGAGAGAACTACCTGGAATGAAAATGAGACCACTAATGAGCCATTAAATCTATAAAGCCATTGAAAATATGTAAAGAAACAGGCTTTGTTGCAAATGAGTTATTTGCTTCTGGTGAAATTGAATCCATTGAATTGAAAAATAGTCTTAAAATAAAACGTAGTTTGTGAGCGACAGTAATCCACTGATAAAAATCATTCCTTTAAGTATCGATTAAAGGAAgaacacagaaaacatatgCATGTGGCATATCTGCTGTAAACCCTTAAAATGCATGCAAAATTTGTAAGAAGGAAAAAGTTTCAGGCAATATCAGCACACCAAACGCATTGTTGCAAAATTTGGATTTAACACTGATATCTTAGAAGATACAAAGAATATAATAACTTGAGTTTTTATGACTTTTCCAGTCTTTGCATAAAACTGGATTATGAGTGTTTAAAAAGAGACTGGTTTCAGAAACGGCACATTTACAACCAAATTTGATATTTcactgcatttacatttatctaaGAAATCCTCATGACCTTTCCATGAAATTTGAATCAGAACGAGCAGGCTTTGACTCAACAAACACTAACTCATGTTGCGAAGAGCAGATCATCTGACAGTTTATTCGAGTCATTTTATAAATCTCAGGCTTTTCTGGTCACCATTCCAGTGCGGCCATTCCAAATGCTCAAATATGTGGGATTAATGTCCTGTTGCAACAAGTGGGATTATACTACAGCTGTTTTGCAATTTTTATAAATCTTTGTTAAAGGCATCATGAATAAATATATCATCCCCTACTTCAAAACATTAGCATGTTCCTGAACACATAAAAACTAGGGATGCTTGATAAATTATTGGccaaatgttaatttttaatgTAATCGTATGGgccgataataaaatttaggtcgatatattatagccgataaatcataaataatttcctctggttaaacaaCTTCAGCTGCATGCTGCTCACAGTTCAAATCCAGTACAGAAGCctactgtctttctgtcgtgatcattctctttctgctattagcaaaacattgttgatgtattggagtatttatgaatgtgtaaatagtaggaacaaaatcacattgtttgaatcagactgctgtctgaatacCAGAAGAGTTTGAAGGTTAATGAATggttaactagtgtaaagtaggcttggtacatgattttcagggaaaaaaaacaaccaatggttaccttgttttctgcactcaatgttttcaaataaaagcagttgtccattttttgccttttgtttcagtcttagggaatttcatattaatataaagatattttatatcggccaatatatcagTCATCGGCTTCCGatgataaaaaattatatgtttatCGCCCAAATACTACATATCAGTGCATcccttataaaaaataaaaaatgaaattgaaaatattttgttactgTTTGTTACGTTACtgtttgaaacatttgaaaGGCGAATGTGAGAATTCAATATTTGACACaggataaaaaacataaaattttcTGGCAATTACCTGAAAATAAAACCTCCaaatagcaaaataaaaaaacacattcatgcatACATGCATTATATCTTTATGAATGGAATTGTTGTTGTTTCTGACATCAAACAGGTGCAATGAATTTGTTTAAATCTGTCTGTCCAGAAGAATTgatcaaactttatttaatcaaataatagattaaataaataaataagaaattcaTGTTATAAACATTGTCTGACATGAACAGGTGACATAAATACAAAGCACAAattctctatttatttatttttgcatgtcTCAAAGTTGCAACGTTAATATTACAAGAAATGTTGATCTTAAAAGGTCCAGTCATTTTTTGgtggatcttttgacagaaaagcaATATACCATACATAACTGTGTCTTTAGATGTGTAACGTAATGACATCATAGCCCTGTGTCAGCTACCGcggtgctttgaaagggagggacggattgagccgttggttgcaatttgcaacctcaccgctagatgccgctaaattttatacactgggCCTTCAAAGTGTTCCAGATGTTTGAAAGAAAATAGCACCATCACTTCCTtaaaattatttctttaatgaATTCAATCAGGTGGACATTAACCAATGTGACATTTAAACTGTTTAGCAAACTGTGTCTGTATGGATGAGCTGTGTTTAACTCCTTATATCTGTGTGAGCAGTCTTTCTCGCATATGAACCATATGAAGTCCATACAAACATATTTACACTGATaaacaagctgtacactcacaaCTTTATACTGTagcaaagtttcatttcttcattgTTGTCACATGAATAGTAGTACATGGCTCATTTGCAAAAACGAATGAACCAAAACTAGAAAAAGGTCTCTTTGGTTTAAAAAGGTTCACAACCCCTGTTAGTAACCAGCGAATGAGCTCATTTAAAAGCTCACTCTTGAGTTTTTACTACCTAGTTTAGGCCAAAGTGTCGGTTAAGTGCGACTGGGGAGTTTGCCAGTGCAGTAGAGGATTTGCCAGGACGACACCTGATACAGCGACAGTTGAGTCATCATGCTCATGTTTGTGCAGAATTGTTAATGAAATTAATTGAAACCCTGTTCTGGTCGAAGGCAGCGTTTTTCATTACGCATTATGTTGCAATCACCTGCCAGTCATTCCACAATACTGACAAGTTGAATTGTCAGGGCGCTATGGACAGCTTTTGCATTTCGATTGGTCACTGCTCCAGAAATGAGAGAGTTAATattttacttatattttatattatattaaatattatattaaacttATATTAAGTTTATGTTTCACTTTGCATTAcggtataaaaatatattgtaagttttaaatagaaaaaaagtcTTAAACAGAGACCAACTTTGGAGAATCACTTTAAAAGCTACAAGATTCTATCTGATTCATTAGTCTGGGCTCCATTTCTTTGGCTGCACTGTACTTTTTGCTTTGCAAATGGCCAAGTTATCACAGCAACCCGGGTGTGTTGTGTTATACTGAGGGCTCTCAGAGCATTCACTATTGATAGAGACTGTAACACAAGTCAACAGGAACCTTGAGGAAATGAACAAAACCGTAAGATGAATTTATTAATGGAAGACAGAAATTCCTAGTACATGTGAAAACTGTTGCAAACTGCAATTTTATAGAGAAAATACTCTGCAAtagtttaaaatgatcatttgcacatggtttatcttaaaggagtagttcattttcaaaataaaatgtcacgataatttactcaaccccatgtcatccaagatgtttatgtatttgtttcaataGTCGAAAATAAATTAAggtttttatgaaaacattccaggatttatATATACCATATAgcggacttcaatggactccaaacggttgaaggtcaaaatgacagtttaagtgcagcttcaaagggctttaaatgaTACCACGATGAATGAGGGTCTCATCTAGCGAAACGATcggtcattttataaaaaactcaaaatgtATATTCTTCTGATCTGCGATGcgtgttcatgacttcacgtaatacgTAATTGCGTTGAAACGGTTTTTAATATTACAACATCAAGGATACGCACACGaaatgaccattttaaacaataaacttacacaaagacatTTGAATATGTGTCATTGAACATTCAACAACTTTTAAACGGTCCTCCTTCTCCACATTTGTAAACACCGACTCGGTACTTCCGCCTACGTCAAACGCGCCCtttcaacgtaattacgtaTTACATAAAGTCATAAATGTGCATCGCAGAACGGAGCAAGTCGAgatattgtgtttataaagcatatacttttgtttttttgacgtcgtttcgctagataagacccttattcatcttctggtatcgtttaaagtCCTTTTAAGATGCACTGAAACTGAAATTTTGACTTTAAACGTTTGGAGTCCATttaagtccactatatggaaaAAAATCTTGGAATGTCCTaaacaaaaaccttaatttcttttcgacttAAGAAAGAAATACCTAAACATGGATAACATGTAAcaagtaaattatcatgaaaatgtattttgaaaatgaacttttcctttaaagcaTATGTAAATCACTATATagacatataaacaacattacaaACTTGATTTTCACCACATGTGACTTTAAAGATATTAATCGCATGCATTAACATGTCCAGCCTGGTACTCTGTGCCATCCAATCTTTTAATAATTTGACTgataacaacatttatttatttgatcatgACTTACATTACTGTTACTTAAGGTTAAATAAGCAGCATGGcccattatttttcataaatgtggaTGATATACAACAGAATCCCCCCTATGTAACTTGTAGGTGTGTTTTGCCATTACTCAGGCAGTGGAACAGCGAAGATAATGTAAGCAAAAACAGGAAAGGGTTAAAAACGagcacaaaacagaaaaaggtCAGGATGAGGTCAAGCAAATCTCCTAGCTAATCTGTGGTTACACAAGAATGGCTGTGAACAACATTCTTAGGCGAGAAAAGAGTGCATGGCTTTATTGATCATTGCTGAATATGGCATGCTGCTTAGACGCAGGTGAAACCAAACATCTGCCCTCGTGTGAGGGAACAGgtaatgaaacaaataaaacaacagaataaGAACAAAATAAGCAATCAAATT of the Triplophysa dalaica isolate WHDGS20190420 chromosome 1, ASM1584641v1, whole genome shotgun sequence genome contains:
- the nfat5b gene encoding nuclear factor of activated T-cells 5 isoform X4, with product MPSDFTSLFSADIDLDSPKSLYSKESVYDLLPRELQLPSSREENAADMSQKSGGEAGPPPTTAIGTDASSAMTTGSPRSTYPTSSSSSSQSTPASEWTTAQESGTAGDAGGRRKAEESKLSGGSRVCGEKGAGTSQQQHQMTPSKRPVLNISPPPEDLFDDSQMSCQDELQLDSEQSNSIWMEKSASNFSIVSSSSYNDNTEVPRKARKCNPRQKPGPKPASAEEPSMDVFDADSAKGPHFVLSQLGPDSKACSKASSEGPQASGHKGVILSGQYPQKSEGKELKILVQPETQHRARYLTEGSRGSVKDRTQQGFPTINLDGVKEPVVLLIFVGNDAGRVKPHGFYQACRVTGRNTTTCREVDIEGTTVIEVPLNPSSNMTLAVDCVGILKLRNADVEARIGVAGSKKKSTRARLIFRVNIPRPDGSVLTLQASSSPILCTQPAGVPEILKKSLHSCSVKGGSEVFIIGKNFLKGTKVIFQENASDDKSWKAEGDIDMDFFHQNHLIVKVPPYQNQAITSPVSVCIYVVTNAGRSHDLQPFTYTPEPVVDSSVKKEVLPPVTPCCFEQIKEEATPMEVSSNPSAFKTSNVINSAQQALDMSTEISANSCTFSSPLTHQTREQEQSQNSGFSNKEAFSTIQEQDLAPSGSFHVPSKSLLQQGVQPFLLEHRDGLGQERSTKTGGSVVGHSPIDDSPQQQLSLLPPDEVAQLEQAVRQLQAKGFCNIQLQTENSLSKQRQHHLQQQQQQQIQQQQQQQQQIQLQQQIHQQEQQIQLQQQIQQQEQQIQLQQQIQQQEQQIQLHQQIQQQEQQIQLQQQIQQQEQQIQLQQQIQQQQQQIQQQEQQIKLQQQHVLENLQHHLFQPPVQLLCSSEQQGSSQVMVQNGSPLFQQTPPPQQQQQQAAMFQQAKELISIQTGFLQQQPNHSSQSLFHTSTSMTEAQSPQEALFHTQKTSPNQDQIQASLFQSNVTVLSGSNMATDDQPSTTSMFISQNSVPGQIPVNSSQPQQLAFLTSSLEAPSVFQTPTQLSPIQQSTPMEQQQSPQQAQPGSIFQSISQSPSKLSSGQQQPPGLLLSSLTSTVTQEQTSSLLFGGQNNSSLSSPEQQNSSLPFSIRQQEPPEPMTYHDQSAMVVTPSSNKPMFQDQQPMQLASSSGSGPSQSLNLYMAQPNMPGGVAPQETLFVPQSDITGIQTSTSSPVQQPGPIFQTTMSGGLNQPNQNQQPNLFLFEIQNECHQLMNSQGTTLSDQIIGINQSGPTQQDREVQSLLGQSMSDTGSVQTPMTTSQNMEKIDDLLVSLQEQGNNISHSY
- the nfat5b gene encoding nuclear factor of activated T-cells 5 isoform X1, whose product is MPSDFTSLFSADIDLDSPKSLYSKESVYDLLPRELQLPSSREENAADMSQKSGGEAGPPPTTAIGTDASSAMTTGSPRSTYPTSSSSSSQSTPASEWTTAQESGTAGDAGGRRKAEESKLSGGSRVCGEKGAGTSQQQHQMTPSKRPVLNISPPPEDLFDDSQMSCQDELQLDSEQSNSIWMEKSASNFSIVSSSSYNDNTEVPRKARKCNPRQKPGPKPASAEEPSMDVFDADSAKGPHFVLSQLGPDSKACSKASSEGPQASGHKGVILSGQYPQKSEGKELKILVQPETQHRARYLTEGSRGSVKDRTQQGFPTINLDGVKEPVVLLIFVGNDAGRVKPHGFYQACRVTGRNTTTCREVDIEGTTVIEVPLNPSSNMTLAVDCVGILKLRNADVEARIGVAGSKKKSTRARLIFRVNIPRPDGSVLTLQASSSPILCTQPAGVPEILKKSLHSCSVKGGSEVFIIGKNFLKGTKVIFQENASDDKSWKAEGDIDMDFFHQNHLIVKVPPYQNQAITSPVSVCIYVVTNAGRSHDLQPFTYTPEPVVDSSVKKEVLPPVTPCCFEQIKVLDSAFMTPVMSLVKQEEATPMEVSSNPSAFKQTSNVINSAQQALDMSTEISANSCTFSSPLTHQTREQEQSQNSGFSNKEAFSTIQEQDLAPSGSFHVPSKSLLQQGVQPFLLEHRDGLGQERSTKTGGSVVGHSPIDDSPQQQLSLLPPDEVAQLEQAVRQLQAKGFCNIQLQTENSLSKQRQHHLQQQQQQQIQQQQQQQQQIQLQQQIHQQEQQIQLQQQIQQQEQQIQLQQQIQQQEQQIQLHQQIQQQEQQIQLQQQIQQQEQQIQLQQQIQQQQQQIQQQEQQIKLQQQHVLENLQHHLFQPPVQLLCSSEQQGSSQVMVQNGSPLFQQTPPPQQQQQQAAMFQQAKELISIQTGFLQQQPNHSSQSLFHTSTSMTEAQSPQEALFHTQKTSPNQDQIQASLFQSNVTVLSGSNMATDDQPSTTSMFISQNSVPGQIPVNSSQPQQLAFLTSSLEAPSVFQTPTQLSPIQQSTPMEQQQSPQQAQPGSIFQSISQSPSKLSSGQQQPPGLLLSSLTSTVTQEQTSSLLFGGQNNSSLSSPEQQNSSLPFSIRQQEPPEPMTYHDQSAMVVTPSSNKPMFQDQQPMQLASSSGSGPSQSLNLYMAQPNMPGGVAPQETLFVPQSDITGIQTSTSSPVQQPGPIFQTTMSGGLNQPNQNQQPNLFLFEIQNECHQLMNSQGTTLSDQIIGINQSGPTQQDREVQSLLGQSMSDTGSVQTPMTTSQNMEKIDDLLVSLQEQGNNISHSY
- the nfat5b gene encoding nuclear factor of activated T-cells 5 isoform X5, which produces MTTGSPRSTYPTSSSSSSQSTPASEWTTAQESGTAGDAGGRRKAEESKLSGGSRVCGEKGAGTSQQQHQMTPSKRPVLNISPPPEDLFDDSQMSCQDELQLDSEQSNSIWMEKSASNFSIVSSSSYNDNTEVPRKARKCNPRQKPGPKPASAEEPSMDVFDADSAKGPHFVLSQLGPDSKACSKASSEGPQASGHKGVILSGQYPQKSEGKELKILVQPETQHRARYLTEGSRGSVKDRTQQGFPTINLDGVKEPVVLLIFVGNDAGRVKPHGFYQACRVTGRNTTTCREVDIEGTTVIEVPLNPSSNMTLAVDCVGILKLRNADVEARIGVAGSKKKSTRARLIFRVNIPRPDGSVLTLQASSSPILCTQPAGVPEILKKSLHSCSVKGGSEVFIIGKNFLKGTKVIFQENASDDKSWKAEGDIDMDFFHQNHLIVKVPPYQNQAITSPVSVCIYVVTNAGRSHDLQPFTYTPEPVVDSSVKKEVLPPVTPCCFEQIKVLDSAFMTPVMSLVKQEEATPMEVSSNPSAFKQTSNVINSAQQALDMSTEISANSCTFSSPLTHQTREQEQSQNSGFSNKEAFSTIQEQDLAPSGSFHVPSKSLLQQGVQPFLLEHRDGLGQERSTKTGGSVVGHSPIDDSPQQQLSLLPPDEVAQLEQAVRQLQAKGFCNIQLQTENSLSKQRQHHLQQQQQQQIQQQQQQQQQIQLQQQIHQQEQQIQLQQQIQQQEQQIQLQQQIQQQEQQIQLHQQIQQQEQQIQLQQQIQQQEQQIQLQQQIQQQQQQIQQQEQQIKLQQQHVLENLQHHLFQPPVQLLCSSEQQGSSQVMVQNGSPLFQQTPPPQQQQQQAAMFQQAKELISIQTGFLQQQPNHSSQSLFHTSTSMTEAQSPQEALFHTQKTSPNQDQIQASLFQSNVTVLSGSNMATDDQPSTTSMFISQNSVPGQIPVNSSQPQQLAFLTSSLEAPSVFQTPTQLSPIQQSTPMEQQQSPQQAQPGSIFQSISQSPSKLSSGQQQPPGLLLSSLTSTVTQEQTSSLLFGGQNNSSLSSPEQQNSSLPFSIRQQEPPEPMTYHDQSAMVVTPSSNKPMFQDQQPMQLASSSGSGPSQSLNLYMAQPNMPGGVAPQETLFVPQSDITGIQTSTSSPVQQPGPIFQTTMSGGLNQPNQNQQPNLFLFEIQNECHQLMNSQGTTLSDQIIGINQSGPTQQDREVQSLLGQSMSDTGSVQTPMTTSQNMEKIDDLLVSLQEQGNNISHSY